The genomic stretch TatccccataattttttttttttttttttttttgcaatatggCCATTCTGTTTGCAAATTCCATTTCGACCAAGAGGGTGGCCGGGAATTGGCTAGAGCCACCCCCTTGCcccaaatgggggtggtttcgatGGGTTTgtgggtggctcgaccacccccatttgggcCAAGGGTGTGGCCGAGCCGTCCCCAACTGGCTAgaatgggggtggctcaccacccccatggcctattgggggtggccggccacccccttgccCCAAATGGAGGGCTAGTTTAAAGATATacccttaaaaatattttttttctcctccaattttatttttatttttttgatatactTTAACACCAAAACTATTTTATTCTACATCCTTCCATTCTTAACAAAGgctatatattcatttttcctAATAGAATAGCCATTTTAAAGTACCAAAGAATTTCAACAGATCTGCCACCATGCTTCATTAAAACCGTCAGCATttatgaaaaaacaaacaaattgaacTTTTAGTCAGAACATGATCACTTCGTTTACATGTtgaaatatgatatatatatgcatattctcaacaacaaagaaaaacatgatCCTCCCATGGTCTCGACAAAAGTAGGTAAAACCCGATTCACCATTTGTGAATGCTTTCACAGCATAATTTGCATGCCCATATAAACTTTGTAACAAATCTCTTTTTCACtgttttcaaaagaaaataggCCCATATAAATTCTCTTagacagaaattttcttcatACTGTATGTCTAAAGAAATTCCTCAAACCCGGTCTACTAAATTACCATGTATCTTACTGAGTCTTACTGTTACATCGTTAACTCCTCTCTTTTTCTAAcaaatgaaattcttctctCTTAAACCTAAAGAGGAGTCCAAGAGTCTCTTTAAGCTGTTCATattccttttctcttcttcactGTGAAGTCATTTACCAGATTTGGGTGTTTGAAAGAGTTGCTAGAAATTCTCTACCGGATCGTCAATGGTGCACAAGCTCGACCAGCTCGTTAAAGAAACTGCAAAGTACATCATTTTCTTAAGGACCCATAGACCCATTGAGTTTTATGGGTCTAGTGGTTAAAGGTGTATTATAGTTAACATCCTTTGttaatggaaagaaaaaatggagagggtatttttgttttgttagatTTTGCATGGTACGCTTGGTTGGAGAGAAAGTGGAACAAACTGAGGAAGGAAAGTTTAATTTGGAACTCTTAATTATCTTGGTCTCTTTTGAAgctactttttctctttttttttttctttattggtcATGTCTTTCTtggccttctttttcttttttctttatttgtttgtaCAATTCATCTGTATGAAGGACCTCTTTAGTTTTTGCAATTTGTTATTCATGTTGCGTGAATTAAGGTTCagaagagagaaagtgagaTGAATAGCTGAAGGAGAGATTCTTGGACTCCACTGtatgtttgagagagagaatttcatctgttaaaagaaaagaggagtTAACGGTGTAAGACGTTGTTaagtaaattaaacaaaagacGTGTTTCTCACAATATCTTACAAGGACATGTGACAATTTATTAGACTCGGTTACAAAAGATGAGTTCAATTGAGCAAGAATGACCCTGCTATACATAATTCTCTACTTGAAATCTCAGAGTTATGGGAACTAAGGAACAATGTATAATCTTCTCAACCAATTCAGCACAGAAAATTAAATCGGAAGAGAATCAATTTAGAGGTAAAGGCTTCTGTTAAACCTGAAGTCCACCAAAAATCAAGTGCACGTGGGAATCAATAAATCCAGGAACCACAACTTTTCCTTCGAGATTTAACTCTTCAGTCCCATGTCCTGCCACCTCCTGCGTTCATATGAATAATGCATGAAACTAGAGACTGTTACAACTTACAACTACCAAAAAGCCTCTAGGAATCAATTTTAGagatgaaaagtataaaagatgtgcatcaaaatgagaaacaaaacaaagagaatGCTCAGAATTGGCCACCTAAAGGGCAGGCAATCAAAAAGGGACCGTATGGAAATATTATACAAgctaaagaaaaatatcattttcagAGGCTTTGATATTGTAGCCTGACAGAATACTGCATAGCAAAATTCCGTCAGAAAACTTCATAGAATTATGACGAAGGAGTAATTTGATAACGGATTATACCCTTGAGATTGATTTGATCGATTTTAAACTCATTTCCAATTAATAAGCAATGTGATTGCGACAAAGGGAAGGCGACATTGCATTTTCCATCATGGTTCACGACCGTGTTTGATTGGCCTTATGAGTAATACAAGATACTCATCTCTTATCTCACTTTTATACCACTTGGCTCATATAATTGTTTCCATCAACCAtttattaaataagaaaaaaaacaaatgcgaGGGTTGATGGACATCGAGACATCATTCCAATAATTTAagagtgagatgagagatgaatatttaaaatttgtgatATCCAATATGCATATGCAATAATCTCAACAGATGATGGGCAtcacattaataaacaaatattcaaatttatgaacgcattatttctttattcaacTGTAATCTTGAAAATTTCTTAGTGGACAAGAAAATATCTCCAATTACATTGGGTTATATTATTGTCTCCTTATTCTTATTCGAACCTTCATTCGCCTTGAAGTCATAGCAACTAGCTTAGGCAAAAGGCCTTTGATTGTTACAGTCTAAGTTGTCCCCGTAGCTTACTCCAAATTCGTCACAGTACCTTACGTAGAACCCAATCCTATTCTCCACATGACTGTCAGGACCATGCCCACATTCCACCCCACCGTTGATTATGTTGGTGATGACACCATAGCCCGGAACTCTACCGGCAGCCGTGTCAGAAGCGGTCGGTGTCCATTTTCCAATAATGACATCGTGGCTGGAGGGCTTGTTTCCCTGTGGGGTCATCCAAAACCATATGGCTGTCTTGAATGATAGGATTGCGTCTTGGGCTACTAGATCCGGATTGTTTAAGAgattaagtccaagtccaaggGCTTGCCCCGCTTGCCCGTAATTGTAGTTGCTGACAGAGTCAACCAAACAATCAAAGTCGTCAAAATTCACGGTCAAAGTCTCTGAtattatatgcatgcatgtttaatatttttgtccATTCAAGAAACTAATGTTTAATTCAAAGgctcactatatatatatatatatatataattccaacACTTACTAAGTGAGTTGAATTGGGCCCCGGCCGAAATATTGTTTGCCAAGCGCACACGGCCATTCGGTGCTTGACCTACAATAGTCTTCGGGCGGGTCGTTTTCGTCAATAAAGCAATAACCCCATGCATATGGGCCATCTGGTGCAGCTTCCCATCCTCCTACATATACAATATAAAATCAGCTTTAATTTGGTTATGATAATTAGCAAGCTTCAATACTCAAACTAACTCACCTGTGGTCTCATGAGAGGTTTGACCCAAGAAAGCTGCAATCTCCCTTTTACGTGTATCAGCATCACCAGTTGTGCCAAAGCCCGCAAAAGAATTTGCAGCAGCGATGAAAGCATTGTAGGTGTAGAATCCATTGCTTCTACATCGCGGATCGTTCCGATATTTAAGCAATTGGTCAAAAAGAGTGGCACTGGTGACGGTCACCCGGAGGCGGGGATGGGGTCGGGTTGGAGGGTGGGGCGGGGACGGAGTTGAATTGGGGGGTGGTGGTGGAGGGGCTGCAGCACATTGGCTCTGGCAACCATTCCCACAGTAGGCAGTTGTGGTGCCACACCACCCATATTCACCACAGCATAGGCCGTTTGGACATAGAGCTCCACCGGCCTGATGTCCACATTGTTCTTCTGAGGGTGGTGATGGAGGGGTTGCAGCGCATTGGCTCTGGCAACCATTCCCACAGTAGGCAGTTGTGGTGCCACACCACCCATATTCACCACAGCATAGGCCGTTTGGACATAGAGCTCCACCGGCCTGATGTCCACATTGTTCTGCTGAGGTTGTTCCAAGCAAGAAAGCTAAGAAGAGAATCAAGGTATGCAACTTCATATTTATCTTTGAGGATGTTATGTTGGGATATGGTTCATGGACGAGAATGGTGGGTATTTATAGGCTATTAGCGTCATGTAAATGTTGGATGGGTTTTCGATCCTTCACTATTCTATTCAAAATGTGTTGGCTATTACATCCGAAATCTCTGGTCTATTTTGCATGTGGAAATTAAATATTGTCCTTGAGGCTTGAGATGAGCTTGCTGTCTTgcccttttactttttcttttttattatttttttactgtgTTGAATAACTTGATAttccttttaagttttaactttAAACTGTGTCGAATTTAATTTTACATATCATTCCTTTCGGTGACAGATAAAATTAGCTTTGGGTGATTGTGATGGTTGTTAGGTTGTAATTTTGGAGTTAGTCTCGATGATCAGATGAGATTAATTTATTACATCAATGATTCAGTCTATGATTTACATAATAATGCGTTTTTTTGAACAGTTAGATATATGCTTAATTGGTATGCTTCCTAGTGATTGAGTTTTGAAGTAAAAGTACCCAATAAAACTGAGTTGGTTgcattttgaaaacaaaagcaGAATTAATGAGTTGGAATTTTATCATGTGCACAAACGTGCATTTCGCTTAAGTTGTagaacaaaaatcaacaaaaacagaTTCCACAGCAAAAACTTTGGGATGCCAAACAAGTTTTCAAATAAAACGtgttcaactatatatatatatatatattaaaatattaaaaattggtTTACAATTATCAATTGAGACCTTGATTAGAAAGtacttattaaatttttaccatattagagtcttaattgtttttttttttaaaaaaaaattataatatatataattaataataattaatggcCTTGAAGAGCAGCCCATGTGTATAGCATCTGTGTTTCAAGAGGTATACCTATAAGTTAATTAGCTGCTTCAGGCAGAACTGAAAAAAGGGACACTTTGTATCTAGCCAACGAGGGGTGGAGGACACTTCTTTCTTCCCACACTTCTAAATTTTGGCCTTTTCGTCCAAAACTTTGGAGTAACTTGAAAAAGGGaaatctttcaattaaatgATCGAAcataatgtttttaaattaaaaaatataattcataattattgaaaatatcaaaaaaagaaattattttttttatttatattaaataaatataacaatCCTTACCGGACTCTGTAACGTTGCAAATTTGGACTATACCAGTCTAGTATacggttactggcaattacctcAATTCAACTAACTGGTAGCTAACTGGAAAACCACCCCTCTTAGCATAATCAGAGTAaatgcataagaaaataaaataaatctaaagaaTCTAAAAACCATAAAGAAAACATACATAATCAGAATTTGACGACTAAGAGTACTGAAAACCAGTGACGATCGATTTAACTTTACTCTCTATTTTTGCCTTTTGGATTTACAATACCTTTTGACATGGAGAGGAGTGATGAGGAAATAAAGGGTTAACATGTACATGTGTGACTATTTTAAAGTCCAGCTTGTATTTTTGGTAGTGACTAAACAAAACAGATACATGTCGCTATATAATTGGTGCTGACATGCATGTCAACTAGTTAACAAATTAATTCTGTTGACCAATTTGTTTGGAACTTGTTACTTCATGGAGtgattaataactttttaaacCCGATAGAACTGTTTGTCAACCCCAAACCACATgaagaaaaatgcaattttccaaaaaagaaaagaaaaaagaatgatcCACCTTTATTAATCTCTAGTACTCCTGCGGTTTCGACAAGAAGGAGGTAAAACCCCCTTAAATTCACCATTAATGTATGCTTCAACAGAATCATTTGCATACCCATATCAGTTTTGTAATAGTTCTGTTTTCCAccgtttttaaaagaaaataggctacctacaaaaaaaataaataaataaaaagggttcAGCCTAGCTACCAATAGAATATAGCtagacaaaaatttcttttttaaattgggttgggAAGAAAATTCCGTAAATTCAGTCTAATGACAATTCTATGCTTCTAACATATGTGAGAGGTATTTTATATACTTAAGAGAGTTTTACACGGTTAACTCATCTCTTTTTCTAACAAATGAAATTCTTTCTCTTAAACCTATAGACGAGTTCGAGAGTTTCACTTTCGGCTATTCGTCTCCCTTCTCTCTTTTACCGATGTCTAAAAGACTTGCTTAAAAATTCTCTACCGGATCGTCAATGCTCTTCAACCCCGACCAGCTGTTTAAAGAAACTGTGAAGTACATCGTTTTCTTACGGACCCAGGTTGCATGATCTTGCACAGACTCATTGATAAGTTTTGTGGGTCTAGTGGATTAACAATGTTGTATTATAGTTGACATCCtttgttaatgaaaaaaaaaaaaaagtgagggtatTTTGGTTCTATTAGATTTTGCATGGTAAGTGGAACAAAATGAGGACGGAAAGTTCTAATTATCTTGTTCTCTTTTGAAgctacttttttctttggagaaacttcactttaaataTCTGAACTACCGctcgttttgagaagactcctaaattttaaaaactctcaatttaacctcttaaacttttaattctATTCAATTGACTCCCTGCTGTTGTCCATcgttttttaaacaaaaataggctacctacaaaaaaaataaaaaaataaaaaatagtcttcttttttcttttttatttatttgtttgtacaAATCATCTGTATCAAGt from Corylus avellana chromosome ca1, CavTom2PMs-1.0 encodes the following:
- the LOC132182075 gene encoding endochitinase-like; its protein translation is MKLHTLILFLAFLLGTTSAEQCGHQAGGALCPNGLCCGEYGWCGTTTAYCGNGCQSQCAATPPSPPSEEQCGHQAGGALCPNGLCCGEYGWCGTTTAYCGNGCQSQCAAAPPPPPPNSTPSPPHPPTRPHPRLRVTVTSATLFDQLLKYRNDPRCRSNGFYTYNAFIAAANSFAGFGTTGDADTRKREIAAFLGQTSHETTGGWEAAPDGPYAWGYCFIDENDPPEDYCRSSTEWPCALGKQYFGRGPIQLTYNYNYGQAGQALGLGLNLLNNPDLVAQDAILSFKTAIWFWMTPQGNKPSSHDVIIGKWTPTASDTAAGRVPGYGVITNIINGGVECGHGPDSHVENRIGFYVRYCDEFGVSYGDNLDCNNQRPFA